The following coding sequences lie in one Lolium perenne isolate Kyuss_39 chromosome 2, Kyuss_2.0, whole genome shotgun sequence genomic window:
- the LOC127332833 gene encoding uncharacterized protein, translated as MGKSKKSKARGGAAGDDLLDSSDADSVETSSTALSDLSISYATENVNSHEFVLDKYIDALYEKRGSTREAALASLVDAFESFMLDGLVENKYATLLSLFNTSIKKGSTKEACLASRAIGLLSITLGAGSTSHETMVESHPQLSKVLQTWSDASKMISALDCLAVVTFVGATDLAETELSLKAMWDVIHPKSGSNVGIVRKPKPPVLAAALSAWTFLLTTIGSWRINTDSWKEPIAFLSTLLGAEDRAVRMAAGEALALCFELKLLDVSACEDDDDDTGVAGTSKSKLFLDMQALKAKIAGLASNLSAEAGGKGADKKNLSDQRDLFQRILDFVKYGECPEESLKIAGKRDVLRVSSWSELIQLNFFKHFLGRGFLKHVQDNGLLQDIFSIRTDKAESLSSSDKKIFRSGEEKGRALKLNKDRRQAQERKNAALFNE; from the exons ATGGGGAAGA GCAAGAAGAGCAAGGCCCGCGGCGGCGCCGCGGGGGACGACCTCCTGGACAGCAGCGACGCCGACAGCGTCGAGACCTCCTCCACCGCGCTCTCGGATCTCTCCATCTCCTACGCCACCGAGAACGTCAACTCGCACGAGTTCGTACTCGACAAGTACATCGACGCGCTCTACGAGAAGAG GGGGTCTACAAGAGAGGCAGCGCTGGCTTCATTGGTTGATGCTTTTGAAAGTTTTATGCTTGATGGCCTTGTTGAGAACAA ATATGCTACCCTGCTGAGTCTATTCAATACTTCAATAAAGAAGGGATCTACCAAGGAGGCTTGCCTGGCATCTCGTGCCATTG GGTTGCTGTCTATTACACTTGGTGCTGGGAGTACCTCACATGAAACAATGGTAGAATCACATCCACAACTTTCTAAGGTCCTTCAAACCTGGTCGGATGCTTCAAAGATGATCTCT GCCCTTGATTGCTTGGCTGTCGTCACATTTGTTGGTGCAACTGATCTCGCTGAAACAGAGTTATCTTTGAAAGCCATGTGGGATGTGATTCATCCGAAATCAGGTTCAAAT GTGGGTATTGTCCGGAAACCAAAGCCACCTGTGTTAGCAGCTGCTCTATCCGCATGGACATTTTTGCTAACAACTATTGGTTCATGGAGGATAAACACTGATAGCTGGAAGGA GCCAATTGCATTTCTGTCTACTCTTCTAGGAGCAGAGGATCGCGCTGTTCGAATGGCTGCTGGTGAAGCATTAGCTTTGTGTTTTGAGTTAAAGCTACTTGATGTCTCCGCTtgtgaagacgatgatgatgacactGGAGTAGCTGGTACCTCCAAGAGTAAACTTTTCCTGGATATGCAAGCATTGAAAGCCAAAATAGCAGGTCTTGCCTCCAATCTCTCTGCGGAGGCAGGGGGCAAAGGTGCAGACAAGAAAAATCTTTCTGACCAAAGAGATCTGTTCCAACGGATTCTGGATTTTGTTAAG TATGGCGAGTGTCCTGAAGAATCACTGAAGATTGCTGGAAAACGTGATGTTTTAAGGGTTTCATCATGGTCCGAACTGATTCAG TTGAACTTCTTCAAGCATTTCCTTGGGAGAGGCTTCCTGAAGCATGTGCAG GACAATGGACTTCTTCAAGATATCTTCAGTATCAGGACTGATAAGGCTGAATCCCTGTCATCTAGTGACAAG AAAATCTTTAGGTCTGGAGAAGAGAAAGGAAGAGCTCTGAAGCTGAACAAGGATCGTCGCCAAGCACAG GAGAGGAAGAACGCTGCTTTGTTCAACGAGTAA
- the LOC127332832 gene encoding pentatricopeptide repeat-containing protein At1g25360, whose translation MPPRPPPPPAVAALPYQCSVLLRNLAARHSPVPTAPSSFLRALRCLHARLLTAALLHNPSHPHLTLRLLHLYTISPDLATPATLFRSDPGPIAATSLVSAYAIAGRLPDAVSFFDSVPLARRDTVLHNAMISAFARASLAAPAFSVFRSLLASDSRRPDDYSYTGLLSAAGQMHNLAAPHCTQLHGSVLRVGTGAVLSVSNALIALYMKCDAPEVAGDARKVLDEMPVKDVLTWTTILVGYVRKGDVHAARSAFEEVDGEFDVLWNAMISGYVQSGMHADAFELFRKMVSKRIPPDEFTFTSVLSACANGGFFRHGRSVHGQFIRLQPDFVPEAALPVNNALVTLYSKSGKISVAAKIFDCMSFKDVVSWNTILSGYIECGCLDSAARVFKEMPYKSELSWMVMVSGYLHGGLAEDALKLFNQMRSEDVKPCDYTYAGAVAACGELGALKHGKQLHAHIVQCGFEASNSAGNALLTMYARCGAVKDARLVFLVMPNVDSVSWNAMISALGQHGYGTEALELFDKMVARGIYPDWISFLTILTACNHAGLVEEGFQYFESMKRDFGICPGEDHYARLIDLLGRAGRIGEARDLIKTMPFEPTPAIWEAILSGCRTSGDMDLGAYAADQLYEMIPQHDGTYILLSNTYSAAGRWVDAARVRKLMRDRGVKKEPGCSWIEVGNKVHVFLVGDTKHPEAHEVYKFLEMVGAKMRKLGYVPDTKFVLQDMAPNQKEYALSAHSEKLAVSFGLLKLPLGATVTVLKNLKICGDCHTAMMFMSLAVGREIVVRDVRRFHHFKDGECSCGNYW comes from the coding sequence ATGCCgcctcggccgccgccgccgccggccgtcgCCGCCCTCCCCTACCAATGCTCCGTCCTCCTCCGCAACCTCGCCGCGCGCCACTCCCCTGTCCCGACGGCCCCCTCCTCCTTCCTTCGCGCCCTCCGCTGCCTGCACGCTCGCCTGCTCACCGCCGCACTCCTCCACAACCCGTCCCACCCCCACCTCAccctccgcctcctccacctcTACACCATCTCCCCGGACCTCGCCACCCCCGCCACCCTCTTCCGCTCCGACCCGGGCCCCATCGCCGCGACGTCTCTCGTCTCCGCCTACGCCATCGCCGGCCGCCTCCCCGATGCCGTCTCCTTCTTCGACTCGGTCCCGCTCGCCCGCCGAGACACCGTGCTCCACAACGCCATGATCTCCGCCTTCGCCCGCGCCTCCCTCGCCGCGCCCGCCTTCTCCGTCTTCCGCTCCCTGCTCGCCTCTGACTCCCGCCGTCCCGACGACTACTCCTACACCGGGCTCCTCAGCGCCGCCGGCCAGATGCACAACCTCGCGGCACCGCACTGCACGCAGCTGCACGGCTCCGTCCTCAGAGTGGGCACGGGGGCTGTCCTATCCGTGTCCAACGCGCTCATCGCTCTGTACATGAAATGTGATGCGCCTGAGGTGGCCGGGGACGCACGGAAGGTGCTTGACGAAATGCCGGTCAAAGACGTGCTCACGTGGACCACTATACTCGTGGGCTATGTCAGGAAAGGCGATGTCCATGCTGCTAGATCAGCGttcgaagaggttgatggagagTTCGATGTCTTGTGGAATGCGATGATTTCAGGGTATGTCCAATCAGGAATGCATGCAGACGCGTTCGAGCTCTTCAGGAAGATGGTGTCGAAAAGGATACCGCCCGACGAATTCACGTTTACCAGTGTCCTGAGTGCCTGTGCAAATGGCGGGTTCTTTCGGCACGGGAGGTCTGTCCATGGGCAGTTCATTCGGTTGCAGCCAGATTTTGTTCCTGAGGCAGCGTTGCCTGTTAACAATGCCTTGGTCACCTTATACTCAAAGTCCGGGAAGATTTCTGTTGCTGCAAAGATATTTGACTGTATGAGTTTCAAGGATGTAGTTTCTTGGAACACCATTTTGTCAGGGTATATTGAGTGTGGTTGCTTGGACAGTGCAGCTAGGGTATTTAAGGAGATGCCATATAAAAGTGAGTTGTCGTGGATGGTGATGGTGTCAGGATATCTCCATGGAGGGCTTGCAGAAGATGCTCTGAAGCTGTTTAACCAGATGAGGTCTGAGGATGTCAAGCCATGTGATTACACTTACGCTGGTGCAGTAGCTGCATGTGGTGAACTTGGGGCGCTGAAGCATGGAAAGCAGCTCCACGCACATATTGTGCAGTGTGGTTTCGAAGCAAGCAATTCTGCGGGAAACGCACTGCTGACCATGTATGCTAGATGCGGTGCTGTGAAAGATGCTCGTCTTGTGTTCCTTGTGATGCCCAATGTTGACTCTGTCTCGTGGAATGCCATGATCTCAGCCCTTGGGCAGCATGGATACGGTACAGAGGCACTTGAACTATTTGACAAGATGGTTGCTAGAGGCATATATCCTGATTGGATTTCATTCCTCACAATTTTGACCGCCTGCAATCATGCTGGCTTAGTAGAAGAAGGCTTTCAATATTTTGAGTCCATGAAAAGAGACTTTGGCATTTGCCCTGGAGAAGATCACTATGCCAGGCTGATAGATTTGCTTGGCCGGGCTGGAAGAATTGGAGAAGCCAGGGATTTGATCAAGACCATGCCTTTTGAGCCTACCCCAGCCATTTGGGAGGCTATTCTCTCTGGCTGTCGGACTAGTGGAGATATGGATCTTGGTGCGTATGCGGCAGATCAGCTCTATGAGATGATACCACAGCATGATGGCACATACATACTACTGTCCAACACATATTCAGCTGCTGGACGCTGGGTTGATGCTGCGAGAGTAAGGAAGCTAATGCGTGATCGTGGGGTGAAGAAGGAGCCTGGGTGCAGCTGGATAGAAGTTGGAAACAAAGTCCACGTGTTTCTTGTCGGTGATACAAAACATCCGGAAGCGCATGAAGTCTACAAGTTCCTTGAAATGGTTGGTGCTAAGATGAGAAAGCTGGGATATGTCCCTGATACAAAGTTTGTGCTGCAAGACATGGCACCCAATCAGAAGGAATATGCACTATCCGCACACAGTGAGAAACTGGCAGTTAGTTTTGGACTTCTAAAATTGCCTCTTGGAGCCACAGTTACAGTTCTTAAAAACTTGAAAATATGTGGTGATTGTCATACTGCAATGATGTTCATGTCACTGGCAGTCGGACGGGAAATTGTTGTAAGGGATGTTAGGCGGTTTCATCATTTCAAGGATGGAGAATGTTCGTGTGGTAATTATTGGTGA